From Paenibacillus sp. PK3_47, the proteins below share one genomic window:
- a CDS encoding DUF4386 domain-containing protein — protein MNRMARAAGIMFLISTAAYMIGSGMLNPVMQQPDFLEKLYPGRTTVLAGLFLELINAISVVGIGVLLYPALRKYNEVFALGYFGARIIESAILIISLAGPLLLIGLSEDYTGAEASYLYAVAGAAADAHFMLFEIAMIVLGLGSLLLCYVLYRSRLVPRLLSVIGFIGYAGLLTSSCLSVAGYDTGAVLYIPGAIFEILFPLWLIVKGVKL, from the coding sequence ATGAACAGAATGGCAAGAGCGGCAGGGATAATGTTTCTGATTTCAACGGCAGCTTACATGATTGGAAGCGGAATGCTGAATCCCGTTATGCAGCAGCCCGATTTCCTTGAAAAGCTGTACCCGGGCCGGACAACAGTATTGGCAGGCTTGTTCCTGGAGCTGATCAATGCCATTTCCGTAGTGGGGATCGGGGTGCTGCTGTACCCGGCGTTACGAAAATATAATGAAGTTTTTGCGCTGGGCTACTTCGGTGCACGGATTATTGAGTCTGCTATATTAATCATCAGTTTAGCCGGTCCGCTGTTACTCATCGGGTTGAGCGAGGATTACACTGGTGCGGAAGCTTCATATTTATATGCGGTTGCCGGAGCAGCGGCAGATGCTCATTTTATGCTTTTTGAAATTGCCATGATCGTCTTGGGTCTAGGCAGCCTGCTGCTTTGTTATGTGCTCTACCGCTCCAGACTGGTTCCGCGGCTTCTGTCCGTCATAGGCTTCATCGGGTATGCCGGTTTGTTAACCAGCAGCTGTCTGTCCGTCGCCGGTTATGACACAGGAGCCGTCCTGTACATTCCGGGGGCAATATTTGAGATTCTGTTTCCGCTGTGGCTGATCGTAAAAGGGGTGAAGCTGTAA
- a CDS encoding LuxR C-terminal-related transcriptional regulator, whose protein sequence is MTTNILPSKFNIPPHRPDTVLRQRLIDKLQQGLHRSLTLVSAPAGYGKTTLVSEWSGRSGLPAAWLSLEEGDGELSRFMTCLISSLQNLREDFGAGVLAVMQSPVAPPLESILTVLLKAAAFLGPFLLILDDYHTVNSELIDKAVTFLIDHLPAHIHMVIITRSEPLIPLARLRVQDRLTEIRAVDLRFTPAESEDFLNGVMGISLPAVQIEALSSRTEGWIAGLQLAALSIQGDQGSGRFIQSIAGSHHFVLDYLVEEVLQRQPAEVQAFLLRTSILGRLSSSLCAAVMPAASAAAGKHLLTQLERRNLFIFSLDQERQWYRYHHLFAESLQRQLRDSLAEEEIAELHIKASEWYEAKGYEIEAFRHAVEAADTERAARLLEGNGMPLHLRGAAGMVLKWLESLPAAELDTRPALWVMYGSVLLITGRPTHVEHKLRAAEAALRDMPQDERVKDLTGLIAATRAAVASLMMTAKPNGANLKLQAAETTMQKSAQDDKSGELIELIAPARAVRADANSEMDVVITQSRRALTFLRPDNLSVRTSAAWMLGVACQRQGDHAQARQAYNEVISYSRIIGHKLMAVMSLIGLGQIQEADNEPGLAGEYYEEALQLAGDLPLPALQDAQAGLERVRKILSYGRTKQLIDPLSQRELEVLGLIAKGLSNREISEQLFLALDTVKGHNRRIFEKLQVQRRTEAIARAHELHLLLPPHKPH, encoded by the coding sequence ATGACAACGAATATCCTGCCCAGCAAATTTAATATTCCGCCGCACCGGCCTGATACCGTTCTCCGCCAACGGTTAATCGATAAGCTGCAGCAGGGTTTGCACCGCAGTCTGACTCTTGTATCGGCGCCCGCAGGGTACGGCAAAACAACACTCGTCAGCGAATGGTCCGGACGCAGCGGACTGCCTGCCGCGTGGCTGTCGCTGGAAGAAGGAGACGGTGAACTTTCCCGGTTTATGACCTGTCTTATCTCCTCCCTGCAGAATCTCCGGGAAGACTTTGGTGCAGGTGTGCTTGCCGTTATGCAGTCGCCGGTGGCGCCGCCGCTGGAATCCATTCTTACCGTGCTGCTTAAGGCTGCTGCATTCTTGGGACCTTTTCTGCTTATCCTTGACGACTATCATACAGTAAATTCAGAGCTTATAGACAAAGCCGTTACCTTCCTTATTGACCACCTTCCTGCACACATACACATGGTAATCATTACGCGCAGCGAACCGCTTATTCCACTTGCCCGTTTACGGGTTCAAGACCGCTTAACCGAGATTCGGGCGGTTGATCTGCGGTTTACTCCGGCTGAGTCGGAGGACTTCCTTAACGGTGTTATGGGGATTAGTCTGCCCGCTGTTCAAATAGAGGCTTTGTCCTCTCGAACGGAAGGCTGGATTGCCGGTCTGCAGCTGGCAGCGCTCTCTATACAGGGTGATCAGGGTTCGGGCCGGTTCATTCAGTCCATTGCCGGCAGTCATCATTTTGTGCTGGATTACCTGGTAGAAGAGGTTCTGCAGCGCCAGCCGGCAGAAGTTCAGGCCTTTCTGTTAAGGACCTCCATCCTTGGCCGCCTGAGCAGTTCACTGTGCGCGGCTGTTATGCCGGCGGCTTCCGCTGCGGCTGGCAAGCATTTGTTAACGCAGCTTGAGCGCCGGAACCTGTTCATCTTTTCCCTGGATCAGGAACGGCAGTGGTACAGGTATCATCACTTGTTTGCCGAATCCTTGCAGAGACAGCTGCGGGACAGTCTGGCTGAAGAGGAGATCGCGGAATTACATATTAAAGCAAGTGAGTGGTACGAAGCGAAAGGATATGAGATTGAAGCATTCCGTCATGCCGTAGAAGCAGCTGATACCGAACGCGCCGCACGGCTGCTTGAGGGCAACGGGATGCCGCTGCATCTCCGCGGGGCAGCAGGCATGGTGTTAAAATGGCTGGAATCGCTGCCTGCCGCAGAGCTTGATACCAGACCTGCGCTGTGGGTAATGTATGGTTCAGTGCTGCTGATTACAGGCCGGCCGACGCATGTAGAACATAAGCTGCGGGCTGCGGAAGCAGCGCTGAGAGATATGCCGCAGGATGAACGGGTCAAAGACCTGACCGGTCTGATTGCGGCCACCCGGGCAGCAGTTGCTTCTTTAATGATGACCGCTAAACCTAACGGGGCTAACCTTAAATTGCAGGCAGCCGAAACAACCATGCAAAAGTCAGCCCAGGACGACAAATCCGGTGAGCTCATTGAATTAATCGCCCCTGCCCGGGCTGTCCGGGCAGACGCTAACTCTGAGATGGACGTGGTTATTACTCAGTCCCGGCGTGCTTTGACATTTCTCCGTCCAGATAATCTGTCTGTGCGGACGTCTGCGGCATGGATGCTGGGCGTCGCCTGCCAGCGGCAGGGTGATCATGCGCAAGCCCGGCAAGCGTATAATGAAGTCATTTCGTACAGCCGTATAATTGGCCATAAGCTGATGGCGGTAATGTCTCTGATCGGACTCGGGCAAATTCAAGAAGCGGATAATGAGCCAGGTCTGGCCGGAGAGTATTACGAAGAGGCGCTGCAGCTGGCCGGTGACCTGCCGCTTCCAGCACTTCAAGACGCACAAGCCGGACTGGAACGTGTCCGGAAGATACTAAGCTACGGGAGAACAAAGCAGCTTATTGACCCCCTCAGCCAGCGCGAACTTGAGGTGTTGGGGCTAATCGCCAAAGGACTTTCCAACCGTGAGATCAGTGAGCAGCTCTTCCTGGCCCTTGATACGGTCAAAGGACACAACCGCCGGATCTTTGAGAAGCTTCAAGTTCAAAGACGCACGGAAGCTATCGCCAGGGCCCACGAACTCCATCTGCTCCTTCCGCCTCACAAACCACACTAA